A DNA window from Brassica napus cultivar Da-Ae chromosome C1, Da-Ae, whole genome shotgun sequence contains the following coding sequences:
- the LOC106357526 gene encoding uncharacterized protein LOC106357526: MGTPYNFRSWLDQPHMDPNTNLLTKEYARGIQEFMGVVQSQPEARTSKYLLCPCSTCKNNIRVKKMEVWSHLYLKGFTRGYKIWYLHGERFEYGSSSEPQTADRLDEPTTNVDFGVGTVQMVYDAYGENLPSGEEEGDRQEQPNLENFPCEEEGEREQPNLEARRFFEMLDAAKQPLYQGCKDGHSPLSSASRLMALKTDYNLAEECVDAIADFVRDVLPEDNLAPGSYYEVQKLVAGLGLPYQVIDVCIDNCMIYWRADENRENCKFCRKPRYQDTSGRVPVPYKRMWYLPLTERLKRLYQSERTAEPMRWHAEHLTNGEITHPSDAEAWKHFQSTYPEFASEVRNVYLALCTDGFSPFGKHGRQYSLWPVILTPYNLPPHLCMRREFLFLSILVPGPDHPKRSLDVFLQPLIYELQLLWEHGVHTYDVSRKENFQMRAVLMWTISDFPAYGMLSGWTTHGRLSCPYCQDNTDAFQLKNGRKTCWFDCHRRFLPHDHPYRKSKTLFTKNKRVFDSPPEEVSGKKLKEQLRDFGADRTPDVGGNGHEPIYGVGENHNWHKKSIFWDLPYWETHLLRHCLDVMHIEKNFFDNLMNTILDVQGKTKDNLKSRLDLVDICARPELHVDEHGKGPIPIYRLDATAKEEFFDWITHSVKFPDGYASSLRTCVDKSEGKFTGLKSHDCHVMMQRLLPFAFSALLPRNVHEAIAGISAFFRDLCSRSLTSDGIRNLEVKIPVILCNLEKIFLPSFFYVMEHLAIHLAREAALGGPVQYRWMYLYERFMFHLKKKVKNLSKVEGSIVSQCINEETSNFAEYYFPSEIRTKSRRPARHDDRGERATYYVYVPNMFTQIGRHSGKSTDRILTVAEHAHLHTYLLTNCEDILEYESIYLAEMRLKYPDATEEQLEQLKQNNFATWLSDYVSHCLATGHPPKDWLREIVCGPKFVAKSYPRYCTRGYAFRVLKENTVRRTVDCGVSSSSGDDVYYGNVREILEIQYPGMIGMRCIVFNCEWYDNVVGRGVSTDAFGVTSVHSRRRLDFYDPFILASQADQVCYIRYPRIRQRNDPWIVVMSINPRSRVQGVFDPLQQQLTEEDGEIGEFDEDDSDSSCSSSDNSSDAE, from the exons atggGTACTCCTTATAATTTCCGTTCTTGGTTAGATCAACCTCATATGGATCCAAATACAAATTTACTTACGAAGGAATACGCACGTGGTATTCAAGAATTCATGGGGGTGGTTCAAAGTCAACCGGAAGCAAGAACAAGTAAGTATTTATTATGTCCATGTTCTACTTGTAAGAATAATATCCGTGTCAAAAAAATGGAAGTATGGAgtcatttatatttgaaaggATTTACACGTGGTTATAAGATTTGGTATCTTCATGGAGAAAGATTTGAGTATGGTAGTAGTAGCGAACCTCAAACTGCCGATAGGTTAGATGAACCAACCACAAATGTAGATTTTGGGGTAGGGACTGTTCAGATGGTATATGATGCATATGGAGAAAATTTACCGTCGGGTGAAGAGGAAGGAGATAGACAAGAACAACCCAATTTAGAAAATTTCCCAtgtgaagaggaaggagaacgAGAACAACCCAATCTAGAAGCGAGAAGATTTTTTGAAATGTTAGATGCAGCTAAGCAGCCATTGTATCAAGGATGTAAAGATGGGCATTCACCTTTATCATCCGCAAGTCGATTGATGGCGCTAAAGActgactataatttggctgaagaatgtgtggatgcgattgcagATTTTGTTAGAGATGTTCTACCTGAAGATAATCTTGCACCTGGCTCATATTATGAGGTACAAAAATTGGTCGCTGGTCTTGGCTTACCATATCAGGTGATAGATGTATGCATcgataactgcatgatttacTGGAGAGCAGATGAGAACAGGGAGAATTGTAAATTCTGtcggaaacctcgttatcaggatacgagtggaagagttccggTGCCATACAAacgaatgtggtatttgccgtTGACTGAAAGattaaagaggttatatcagTCTGAACGAACAGCagaaccaatgagatggcatgcagagcacttAACAAATGGTGAGATAACACATCCTTCCGATGCAGAGGCGTGGAAGCATTTTcaatcaacatatccagaatttgcatCTGAGGTAAGAAATGTGTATCTTGCATTATGCAcagatggtttcagcccatttggaaagcatggaagacaatattcattgtggccggTAATCTTGACACCTTACAACTTACCACCACATTTGTgtatgcgacgagagtttttgttcctctcaattctcgttcccgggccagatcatcctaagagatcactggatgtgtttcttcagccattgATATATGAGCTGCAATTATTATGGGAGCACGGTGTTCatacatacgatgtttcgcggaAAGAGAATTTTCAGATGCgagcagtacttatgtggacaataagtgattttccagcatatggtatgttatctggatggaccacgcatgggaggctatcatgtcctTATTGCCAAGAcaacacagatgctttccaactaaaaaatggtcggaaaacgtgttggtttgactgtcacaggagatttctaccacacgatcatccatatcgtaagAGTAAGACATTGTTTacaaagaacaagagggtgtttgacagtccacctgaAGAAGTAAGTGGCAAAAAGTTGAAGGAACaattaagagattttggtgcagataGAACGCCAGACGTGGGTGGAAATGGACATGAACCGATTTATGGTGTAGGGGAAAATCATAATTGGCATAAGAAAAGTATCTTCTGGGATTTGCCCTATTGGGAGACTCATTTGTTGCGGCACtgtttagatgtcatgcatattgagaagaactttttcgaCAATTTGATGAACACCATCCTTGATGTCCAAGGCAAGACGAAGGATAacttgaagtcaagactggatttggtTGATATTTGTGCTCGTCccgaacttcatgttgatgagcaCGGTAAAGGTCCTATTCCCATATATCGACTGGATGCAACTGCAAAAGAAGAGTTTTTTGATTGGATAACACACAGTGTtaaatttccagacggttatgcATCAAGTTTGCGTACTTGTGTTGACAAAAGTGAAGggaagtttactggcttgaagagccatgattgtcatgtaatgatgcagcgcctccttccttTTGCGTTTTCCGCACTATTGCCACGAAATGTCCACGAAGCAATCGCAg GGATAAGTGCTTTCTTCCGTGATTTATGCTCGAGATCACTCACATCAGATGGTATTCGCAATTTGGAAGTTAAAATACCGGTGATCCTTTGCAACCTCGAGAAGATATTTCTTCcatcatttttttatgttatggagcatcttgctattcatcttgCGAGAGAAGCAGCACTCGGTGGTCCCGTGCAGTACAGGTGGATGTATTTGTACGAACGGTTTATGTttcatctgaagaagaaggtCAAGAATTTAAGCAAGGTGGAGGGATCAATAGTGTCTCAGTGCATCAATGAGGAAACCTCAAACTTTGCTGAATACTACTTTCCATCAGAAATTCGAACAAAAAGTCGAAGACCTGcacggcatgatgatagaggtgAAAGGGCAACTTATTATGTTTATGTGCCAAACATGTTTACACAAATTGGACGACATAGTGGAAAGTCAACGGACCGGATACTTACAGTGGCTGAGCATGCTCATTTGCACACATATTTGCTTACAAACTGCGAAGACATTCTTGAATATGAGAG TATTTACTTGGCAGAGATGCGCTTAAAGTACCCGGATGCGACCGAAGAACAACTCGAACAACTCAAGCAAAACAACTTTGCAACATGGCTTTCTGATTAT gtAAGCCATTGTTTAGCTACTGGGCACCCACCTAAAGATTGGTTACGTGAGATAGTTTGTGGTCCAAAGTTTGTTgcgaagtcatatccgagatattgcactcgaggatatgcattcagaGTTCTTAAGGAAAATACTGTAAGGAGAACAGTTGATTGTGGGGTTTCTTCGTCATCCGGAGACGATGTGTACTACGGTAACGTACGCGAGATTTTGGAAATTCAGTACCCGGGAATGATTGGCATGAGATGTATTGTCTTCAACTGTGAGTGGTACGACAACGTTGTTGGTCGCGGAGTAAGCACTGACGCATTCGGTGTTACATCTGTACATTCGCGACGACGACTGGATTTTTACGATCCATTCATTCTTGCTTCACAAGCTGACCAG gtTTGCTATATTCGTTATCCGCGGATTAGGCAAAGGAACGATCCTTGGATCGTTGTCATGTCAATAAATCCCAGAAGCCGAGTACAAGGAGTATTTGATCCACTACAACAACAATTAACCGAAGAGGACGGCGAGATTGGAGAGTTTGACGAAGACGATTCAGAttcatcatgttcatcatcagatAATTCCTCAGATGCAGAGTAG
- the LOC106402187 gene encoding venom phosphodiesterase 2 — protein sequence MAKFNHVLSLKLSLTLLSLLIVAATTNGLDTPSSKTWRPWPFKKLNKPVVLMISSDGFRFGYQFKTDTPNIDLLISEGTEAKLGLIPVFPTMTFPNHYAIATGLYPAYHGIIMNKFTDPISGEVFNKGLDPKWWLGEPLWVTATNQGRKALAYFWPGSEVPKDSWTCPKGLCPHFNLSVPFEERVDTILNQFDLPEEDIPDLMMLYFNEPDGAGHSYGPDDPRVTKAVATIDKMIGRIIQGLKNREIFDEVHVILLGDHGMVTNCDLKTIYIEDLADWVKIPADWINAYSPVLAMNPRWGEDVKNPGEKNAELVAKMNEALSSGKVENGEFLKVYLKEKLPKRLHYSDSSRIPPIIGMVGEGLVVRQNRTGVHECYGDHGYDNAYFSMRSIFMGHGPRFRKGKKVPSFENVQIYNVVAEILGLRPASNNGSSLFTRNILSPFGETVEVE from the coding sequence ATGGCAAAATTCAATCATGTTCTATCCCTCAAGCTATCTCTCACCCTTCTTAGTCTTCTCATTGTAGCTGCCACGACCAATGGTTTAGATACTCCTTCGTCCAAAACCTGGCGTCCCTGGCCCTTCAAGAAACTCAACAAACCGGTGGTTTTAATGATTTCTAGCGATGGTTTCCGGTTCGGTTACCAGTTTAAAACCGACACACCAAACATCGACCTTCTCATATCCGAAGGAACCGAAGCCAAACTCGGTTTAATCCCGGTTTTCCCCACCATGACATTCCCAAACCATTACGCGATCGCAACTGGACTCTACCCTGCTTACCACGGTATCATCATGAACAAGTTCACTGATCCGATATCCGGAGAAGTGTTCAACAAAGGCCTAGACCCGAAATGGTGGTTAGGTGAGCCGTTGTGGGTAACCGCAACAAACCAAGGTCGCAAGGCTCTGGCTTACTTTTGGCCAGGCTCTGAGGTTCCCAAAGATTCTTGGACTTGCCCTAAAGGGTTGTGTCCACATTTCAACCTTTCGGTTCCATTCGAAGAAAGGGTCGATACGATCTTGAACCAATTCGATCTCCCTGAGGAAGACATCCCTGACTTGATGATGCTGTACTTCAATGAGCCTGACGGAGCGGGACACAGCTATGGTCCTGATGATCCTAGGGTTACAAAGGCGGTTGCGACGATCGATAAAATGATCGGTAGGATCATCCAGGGGCTGAAGAATAGGGAGATCTTCGACGAGGTTCATGTGATCTTGCTTGGTGATCACGGAATGGTTACTAACTGTGACCTAAAAACAATTTACATTGAAGATTTAGCAGATTGGGTCAAGATCCCTGCGGATTGGATCAATGCTTATAGCCCCGTGCTAGCGATGAACCCACGCTGGGGGGAAGATGTGAAGAATCCAGGAGAGAAGAACGCAGAGCTCGTGGCTAAGATGAACGAAGCCTTGAGCTCAGGGAAGGTAGAGAACGGAGAGTTTTTGAAGGTTTACTTGAAGGAGAAGTTGCCGAAAAGGCTGCATTATTCCGATAGTTCTAGGATTCCGCCGATCATAGGAATGGTCGGAGAAGGTCTCGTGGTTAGACAGAACAGAACAGGCGTTCACGAGTGTTACGGAGATCATGGATACGACAACGCATACTTCTCCATGAGATCTATCTTTATGGGACATGGTCCTAGGTTTAGGAAAGGGAAGAAAGTGCCATCGTTCGAGAATGTTCAAATCTACAATGTTGTTGCTGAGATTCTTGGACTCCGACCAGCTTCGAACAATGGTTCTTCTTTGTTCACTAGAAACATTCTCTCGCCCTTTGGCGAAACAGTGGAGGTTGAGTGA
- the LOC106398305 gene encoding uncharacterized protein LOC106398305, which translates to MANSRALFSDLKSGKCSFKLCCMKDYEELAATVMTIVDCVVNKTWEKIESSTDVLKGILRPVVVGVEEISWPPRDPEAINEMEKEMIQREKEGQLDEGFLSEVSAQLRQAKEDKDKPRLAAKLKKVLQLYAATVLSKRSYAKRGACAQVTRSL; encoded by the exons ATGGCTAATTCCAGAGCTCTTTTCTCCGACCTCAAATCCGGCAAGTGCTCTTTTAAACTATGTTGCATG AAGGACTATGAAGAGTTAGCTGCAACTGTGATGACCATAGTTGACTGCGTTGTGAATAAGACTTgg GAGAAGATAGAGTCGTCTACTGATGTTCTGAAAGGGATATTAAGACCTGTTGTGGTAGGAGTGGAAGAAATTTCATGGCCTCCAAGAGATCCTGAAGCTATCAATGAAATGGAAAAG GAAATGATACAACGGGAAAAAGAAGGGCAATTAGACGAAGGGTTTCTTTCAGAAGTTAGTGCTCAGCTACGGCAG GCAAAAGAAGATAAAGACAAACCAAGGCTTGCGGCTAAGCTTAAGAAAGTTCTACAACTCTATGCTGCTACGGTCCTCTCCAAGCGTAGCTACGCAAAGAGAGGTGCATGTGCTCAAGTCACTCGCTCACTCTAA